A single genomic interval of Halichondria panicea chromosome 2, odHalPani1.1, whole genome shotgun sequence harbors:
- the LOC135332071 gene encoding uncharacterized protein LOC135332071 isoform X4, with the protein MFNRQVLGLLCLLCWMAGTLAQSCDCADQAFKTECDKATVEERGVASDVDLRCPPGETLTQRKLATDVSAATDMSATFITFNTGDSSKYTVSGNTLRIINLQPQDEGLYRCTGPEAMTFCVLVINPVEFESCMVTEEGSSCVETVEVFRGDPVTFNTRLRFDSTSVCKCKQEIARFNFVNAFNNLNLQRWYSCDQNRTCRNISGEFIRIGNPFNFTLTIPPLCMEVNESKFELVVAGIVPMSPSSTNLYNKDFTVLISDPPDTDTDPTSSTTELSTVNTPAEPSTITEIDDRRGSKNFSSFKGQAAPHELSTTLESVSIAA; encoded by the exons GATTGTGCTGATCAGGCATTTAAAACTGAGTGTGATAAAGCTACAG TGGAGGAGCGAGGTGTTGCTTCTGACGTCGATCTGCGTTGTCCTCCTGGAGAGACTCTAACTCAGAGAAAGTTAGCTACGGATGTGAGCGCAGCTACGGATATGAGCGCAACTTTCATAACGTTTAACACTGGTGACAGCAGTAAATATACGGTCAGTGGTAATACACTCCGAATCATCAACTTGCAGCCTCAAGATGAAGGGCTGTACCGATGTACTGGACCAGAGGCGATGACATTCTGTGTGCTAGTGATAA ATCCTGTTGAATTCGAGTCGTGTATGGTGACAGAAGAGGGCTCATCTTGTGTTGAAACGGTTGAAGTATTCAGAGGTGACCCGGTGACGTTCAATACTAGACTCAGGTTTGACTCGACCAGTGTGTGCAAATGTAAACAGGAAATTGCTAGATTTAATTTCGTCAATGCTTTTAATAACTTGAATCTTCAACGGTGGTATAGTTGTGATCAAAACAGGACTTGTCGTAATATATCTGGAGAATTTATACGAATTGGAAATCCTTTTAATTTTACTCTTACAATACCACCACTGTGTATGGAAGTCAACGAGAGTAAATTTGAACTCGTTGTGGCTGGAATTGTGCCGATGAGCCCTAGTAGCACAAATTTATACAACAAAGATTTTACTGTGCTCATCTCGGACCCACCTG acacagacacagacccCACGTCCTCTACTACTGAGCTATCAACAGTAAACACACCCGCTGAGCCTAGTACAATTACCG AGATTGATGACAGGAGAGGGTCGAAAAATTTCTCAAGTTTTAAAGGACAAGCTGCTCCTCATGAACTGTCAACAACTCTTGAATCTGTGTCTATTGCTGCGTAG
- the LOC135332071 gene encoding uncharacterized protein LOC135332071 isoform X5, which yields MFNRQVLGLLCLLCWMAGTLAQSCDCADQAFKTECDKATVEERGVASDVDLRCPPGETLTQRKLATDVSAATDMSATFITFNTGDSSKYTVSGNTLRIINLQPQDEGLYRCTGPEAMTFCVLVINPVEFESCMVTEEGSSCVETVEVFRGDPVTFNTRLRFDSTSVCKCKQEIARFNFVNAFNNLNLQRWYSCDQNRTCRNISGEFIRIGNPFNFTLTIPPLCMEVNESKFELVVAGIVPMSPSSTNLYNKDFTVLISDPPDTDPTSSTTELSTVNTPAEPSTITEIDDRRGSKNFSSFKGQAAPHELSTTLESVSIAA from the exons GATTGTGCTGATCAGGCATTTAAAACTGAGTGTGATAAAGCTACAG TGGAGGAGCGAGGTGTTGCTTCTGACGTCGATCTGCGTTGTCCTCCTGGAGAGACTCTAACTCAGAGAAAGTTAGCTACGGATGTGAGCGCAGCTACGGATATGAGCGCAACTTTCATAACGTTTAACACTGGTGACAGCAGTAAATATACGGTCAGTGGTAATACACTCCGAATCATCAACTTGCAGCCTCAAGATGAAGGGCTGTACCGATGTACTGGACCAGAGGCGATGACATTCTGTGTGCTAGTGATAA ATCCTGTTGAATTCGAGTCGTGTATGGTGACAGAAGAGGGCTCATCTTGTGTTGAAACGGTTGAAGTATTCAGAGGTGACCCGGTGACGTTCAATACTAGACTCAGGTTTGACTCGACCAGTGTGTGCAAATGTAAACAGGAAATTGCTAGATTTAATTTCGTCAATGCTTTTAATAACTTGAATCTTCAACGGTGGTATAGTTGTGATCAAAACAGGACTTGTCGTAATATATCTGGAGAATTTATACGAATTGGAAATCCTTTTAATTTTACTCTTACAATACCACCACTGTGTATGGAAGTCAACGAGAGTAAATTTGAACTCGTTGTGGCTGGAATTGTGCCGATGAGCCCTAGTAGCACAAATTTATACAACAAAGATTTTACTGTGCTCATCTCGGACCCACCTG acacagacccCACGTCCTCTACTACTGAGCTATCAACAGTAAACACACCCGCTGAGCCTAGTACAATTACCG AGATTGATGACAGGAGAGGGTCGAAAAATTTCTCAAGTTTTAAAGGACAAGCTGCTCCTCATGAACTGTCAACAACTCTTGAATCTGTGTCTATTGCTGCGTAG
- the LOC135332071 gene encoding uncharacterized protein LOC135332071 isoform X2, translating into MFNRQVLGLLCLLCWMAGTLAQSCDCADQAFKTECDKATVEERGVASDVDLRCPPGETLTQRKLATDVSAATDMSATFITFNTGDSSKYTVSGNTLRIINLQPQDEGLYRCTGPEAMTFCVLVINPVEFESCMVTEEGSSCVETVEVFRGDPVTFNTRLRFDSTSVCKCKQEIARFNFVNAFNNLNLQRWYSCDQNRTCRNISGEFIRIGNPFNFTLTIPPLCMEVNESKFELVVAGIVPMSPSSTNLYNKDFTVLISDPPDTDPTSSTTELSTVNTPAEPSTITALVVGVVTSAVCLLALLVMIGSVFVYCQYGRRKHNTTGIKSPFKNKNDDSIYAEIDDRRGSKNFSSFKGQAAPHELSTTLESVSIAA; encoded by the exons GATTGTGCTGATCAGGCATTTAAAACTGAGTGTGATAAAGCTACAG TGGAGGAGCGAGGTGTTGCTTCTGACGTCGATCTGCGTTGTCCTCCTGGAGAGACTCTAACTCAGAGAAAGTTAGCTACGGATGTGAGCGCAGCTACGGATATGAGCGCAACTTTCATAACGTTTAACACTGGTGACAGCAGTAAATATACGGTCAGTGGTAATACACTCCGAATCATCAACTTGCAGCCTCAAGATGAAGGGCTGTACCGATGTACTGGACCAGAGGCGATGACATTCTGTGTGCTAGTGATAA ATCCTGTTGAATTCGAGTCGTGTATGGTGACAGAAGAGGGCTCATCTTGTGTTGAAACGGTTGAAGTATTCAGAGGTGACCCGGTGACGTTCAATACTAGACTCAGGTTTGACTCGACCAGTGTGTGCAAATGTAAACAGGAAATTGCTAGATTTAATTTCGTCAATGCTTTTAATAACTTGAATCTTCAACGGTGGTATAGTTGTGATCAAAACAGGACTTGTCGTAATATATCTGGAGAATTTATACGAATTGGAAATCCTTTTAATTTTACTCTTACAATACCACCACTGTGTATGGAAGTCAACGAGAGTAAATTTGAACTCGTTGTGGCTGGAATTGTGCCGATGAGCCCTAGTAGCACAAATTTATACAACAAAGATTTTACTGTGCTCATCTCGGACCCACCTG acacagacccCACGTCCTCTACTACTGAGCTATCAACAGTAAACACACCCGCTGAGCCTAGTACAATTACCG CACTTGTGGTTGGGGTGGTGACATCAGCTGTTTGTCTACTAGCACTACTAGTCATGATTGGAAGTGTATTTGTTTATTGCCAGTACGGAAGAAGAAAACATAATACCACCGGTATCAAAAGTCCATTCAAAAACAAAAACGACGATTCGATTTATGCAGAGATTGATGACAGGAGAGGGTCGAAAAATTTCTCAAGTTTTAAAGGACAAGCTGCTCCTCATGAACTGTCAACAACTCTTGAATCTGTGTCTATTGCTGCGTAG
- the LOC135332071 gene encoding uncharacterized protein LOC135332071 isoform X3, producing MLELDVFPYIMQVEERGVASDVDLRCPPGETLTQRKLATDVSAATDMSATFITFNTGDSSKYTVSGNTLRIINLQPQDEGLYRCTGPEAMTFCVLVINPVEFESCMVTEEGSSCVETVEVFRGDPVTFNTRLRFDSTSVCKCKQEIARFNFVNAFNNLNLQRWYSCDQNRTCRNISGEFIRIGNPFNFTLTIPPLCMEVNESKFELVVAGIVPMSPSSTNLYNKDFTVLISDPPDTDTDPTSSTTELSTVNTPAEPSTITALVVGVVTSAVCLLALLVMIGSVFVYCQYGRRKHNTTGIKSPFKNKNDDSIYAEIDDRRGSKNFSSFKGQAAPHELSTTLESVSIAA from the exons ATGCTTGAACTTGATGTTTTCCCCTACATAATGCAAGTGGAGGAGCGAGGTGTTGCTTCTGACGTCGATCTGCGTTGTCCTCCTGGAGAGACTCTAACTCAGAGAAAGTTAGCTACGGATGTGAGCGCAGCTACGGATATGAGCGCAACTTTCATAACGTTTAACACTGGTGACAGCAGTAAATATACGGTCAGTGGTAATACACTCCGAATCATCAACTTGCAGCCTCAAGATGAAGGGCTGTACCGATGTACTGGACCAGAGGCGATGACATTCTGTGTGCTAGTGATAA ATCCTGTTGAATTCGAGTCGTGTATGGTGACAGAAGAGGGCTCATCTTGTGTTGAAACGGTTGAAGTATTCAGAGGTGACCCGGTGACGTTCAATACTAGACTCAGGTTTGACTCGACCAGTGTGTGCAAATGTAAACAGGAAATTGCTAGATTTAATTTCGTCAATGCTTTTAATAACTTGAATCTTCAACGGTGGTATAGTTGTGATCAAAACAGGACTTGTCGTAATATATCTGGAGAATTTATACGAATTGGAAATCCTTTTAATTTTACTCTTACAATACCACCACTGTGTATGGAAGTCAACGAGAGTAAATTTGAACTCGTTGTGGCTGGAATTGTGCCGATGAGCCCTAGTAGCACAAATTTATACAACAAAGATTTTACTGTGCTCATCTCGGACCCACCTG acacagacacagacccCACGTCCTCTACTACTGAGCTATCAACAGTAAACACACCCGCTGAGCCTAGTACAATTACCG CACTTGTGGTTGGGGTGGTGACATCAGCTGTTTGTCTACTAGCACTACTAGTCATGATTGGAAGTGTATTTGTTTATTGCCAGTACGGAAGAAGAAAACATAATACCACCGGTATCAAAAGTCCATTCAAAAACAAAAACGACGATTCGATTTATGCAGAGATTGATGACAGGAGAGGGTCGAAAAATTTCTCAAGTTTTAAAGGACAAGCTGCTCCTCATGAACTGTCAACAACTCTTGAATCTGTGTCTATTGCTGCGTAG
- the LOC135332071 gene encoding uncharacterized protein LOC135332071 isoform X1 translates to MFNRQVLGLLCLLCWMAGTLAQSCDCADQAFKTECDKATVEERGVASDVDLRCPPGETLTQRKLATDVSAATDMSATFITFNTGDSSKYTVSGNTLRIINLQPQDEGLYRCTGPEAMTFCVLVINPVEFESCMVTEEGSSCVETVEVFRGDPVTFNTRLRFDSTSVCKCKQEIARFNFVNAFNNLNLQRWYSCDQNRTCRNISGEFIRIGNPFNFTLTIPPLCMEVNESKFELVVAGIVPMSPSSTNLYNKDFTVLISDPPDTDTDPTSSTTELSTVNTPAEPSTITALVVGVVTSAVCLLALLVMIGSVFVYCQYGRRKHNTTGIKSPFKNKNDDSIYAEIDDRRGSKNFSSFKGQAAPHELSTTLESVSIAA, encoded by the exons GATTGTGCTGATCAGGCATTTAAAACTGAGTGTGATAAAGCTACAG TGGAGGAGCGAGGTGTTGCTTCTGACGTCGATCTGCGTTGTCCTCCTGGAGAGACTCTAACTCAGAGAAAGTTAGCTACGGATGTGAGCGCAGCTACGGATATGAGCGCAACTTTCATAACGTTTAACACTGGTGACAGCAGTAAATATACGGTCAGTGGTAATACACTCCGAATCATCAACTTGCAGCCTCAAGATGAAGGGCTGTACCGATGTACTGGACCAGAGGCGATGACATTCTGTGTGCTAGTGATAA ATCCTGTTGAATTCGAGTCGTGTATGGTGACAGAAGAGGGCTCATCTTGTGTTGAAACGGTTGAAGTATTCAGAGGTGACCCGGTGACGTTCAATACTAGACTCAGGTTTGACTCGACCAGTGTGTGCAAATGTAAACAGGAAATTGCTAGATTTAATTTCGTCAATGCTTTTAATAACTTGAATCTTCAACGGTGGTATAGTTGTGATCAAAACAGGACTTGTCGTAATATATCTGGAGAATTTATACGAATTGGAAATCCTTTTAATTTTACTCTTACAATACCACCACTGTGTATGGAAGTCAACGAGAGTAAATTTGAACTCGTTGTGGCTGGAATTGTGCCGATGAGCCCTAGTAGCACAAATTTATACAACAAAGATTTTACTGTGCTCATCTCGGACCCACCTG acacagacacagacccCACGTCCTCTACTACTGAGCTATCAACAGTAAACACACCCGCTGAGCCTAGTACAATTACCG CACTTGTGGTTGGGGTGGTGACATCAGCTGTTTGTCTACTAGCACTACTAGTCATGATTGGAAGTGTATTTGTTTATTGCCAGTACGGAAGAAGAAAACATAATACCACCGGTATCAAAAGTCCATTCAAAAACAAAAACGACGATTCGATTTATGCAGAGATTGATGACAGGAGAGGGTCGAAAAATTTCTCAAGTTTTAAAGGACAAGCTGCTCCTCATGAACTGTCAACAACTCTTGAATCTGTGTCTATTGCTGCGTAG